A region from the Drosophila ananassae strain 14024-0371.13 chromosome 2L, ASM1763931v2, whole genome shotgun sequence genome encodes:
- the LOC6501668 gene encoding calcineurin B homologous protein 3 isoform X1, translating into MGCLCLRKTTSSYPTVPQDIVETLKKQTALNRSQIQYLYNRFYEFAGGGKDPPSHLYKYNFYSGLLHLNHLLPTILNCMFSDKKTITFVEFAIFLSTFQAHSLKTKTELKNEVKDRKLQLLFNMFDHNKDGRITKVDLVIVVHKLFSNLLDHMQIMRIVDTMMKEIDHSESNQISFTDFCEAFEVFDMTEMMVTWIPEYRGRTSEDTRHIRFPAIT; encoded by the exons ATGGGATGTCTATGTTTGAGAAAAACGACTTCATCGTATCCCACAGTGCCGCAGGACATTGTGGAAACGCTCAAGAAGCAGACAGCAC tcaATCGAAGCCAGATACAGTATCTGTACAATCGCTTCTACGAGTTTGCCGGAGGTGGCAAGGACCCTCCGAGCCATTTATACAAGTACAATTTTTATTCGGGCCTGTTGCACTTGAACCACTTGCTGCCCACCATCCTGAACTGCATGTTCAGTGACAAGAAAACGATTACCTTTGTGGAATTTGCCATATTTCTCAGCACTTTTCAGGCCCACTCGctgaaaaccaaaaccgaGCTGAAGAACGAAGTCAAGGACAGAAAGCTACAGT TGCTATTCAATATGTTCGATCACAATAAGGATGGCCGCATCACCAAAGTGGATCTGGTTATTGTTGTTCACAAGCTATTTTCGAATTTATTGGATCACATGCAGATCATGCGAATTGTGGACACCATGATGAAGGAAATAGACCACTCGGAGTCGAACCAAATATCCTTCACCGACTTCTGCGAGGCGTTCGAGGTCTTCGACATGACCGAAATGATGGTCACCTGGATACCCGAGTATCGTGGACGAACCTCCGAAGATACGCGGCACATTAGATTTCCCGCAATAACTTAA
- the LOC6501668 gene encoding calcineurin B homologous protein 3 isoform X2: MSMFEKNDFIVSHSAAGHCGNAQEADINRSQIQYLYNRFYEFAGGGKDPPSHLYKYNFYSGLLHLNHLLPTILNCMFSDKKTITFVEFAIFLSTFQAHSLKTKTELKNEVKDRKLQLLFNMFDHNKDGRITKVDLVIVVHKLFSNLLDHMQIMRIVDTMMKEIDHSESNQISFTDFCEAFEVFDMTEMMVTWIPEYRGRTSEDTRHIRFPAIT; the protein is encoded by the exons ATGTCTATGTTTGAGAAAAACGACTTCATCGTATCCCACAGTGCCGCAGGACATTGTGGAAACGCTCAAGAAGCAGACA tcaATCGAAGCCAGATACAGTATCTGTACAATCGCTTCTACGAGTTTGCCGGAGGTGGCAAGGACCCTCCGAGCCATTTATACAAGTACAATTTTTATTCGGGCCTGTTGCACTTGAACCACTTGCTGCCCACCATCCTGAACTGCATGTTCAGTGACAAGAAAACGATTACCTTTGTGGAATTTGCCATATTTCTCAGCACTTTTCAGGCCCACTCGctgaaaaccaaaaccgaGCTGAAGAACGAAGTCAAGGACAGAAAGCTACAGT TGCTATTCAATATGTTCGATCACAATAAGGATGGCCGCATCACCAAAGTGGATCTGGTTATTGTTGTTCACAAGCTATTTTCGAATTTATTGGATCACATGCAGATCATGCGAATTGTGGACACCATGATGAAGGAAATAGACCACTCGGAGTCGAACCAAATATCCTTCACCGACTTCTGCGAGGCGTTCGAGGTCTTCGACATGACCGAAATGATGGTCACCTGGATACCCGAGTATCGTGGACGAACCTCCGAAGATACGCGGCACATTAGATTTCCCGCAATAACTTAA